A portion of the Streptomyces sp. YPW6 genome contains these proteins:
- the efeB gene encoding iron uptake transporter deferrochelatase/peroxidase subunit, protein MGDGATATGVSRRRLLGTAGAAGATGLVLGAGGGAAGYAATRPEEPAALTTVGATEAMFHGKHQPGITTPLQARGHLVAFDLTAGAARKEAAALLRRWSAVAKELMAGRPAAGAADGPGHDTGIALDAGPSSLTVTFGFGRTFFARTGLADRLPTALDPLPAFSADALDAQRSNGDLWVQIGADDALVAFHALRALQKEAAGTARVRWQMNGFNRTPGATARPMTARNLMGQIDGTGNPKPSDEDFGRRVFVPASPGTPQEWMEGGSYAVVRRIRMLLDDWEKLAVERQERVIGRRKADGAPLSGGTETTEMDLDKAGPDGGLVIPGNAHARISSPEENGGAAMLRRPFSYHDGIAEDGTADAGLLFICWQADPFRGFVPVQRKLDRGDALSPFLRHEASGVFAVPGGAAEGEYVGQRLLES, encoded by the coding sequence ATCGGCGACGGTGCCACGGCCACCGGCGTCTCGCGGCGACGGCTGCTGGGCACGGCGGGCGCCGCGGGTGCCACGGGGCTGGTGCTGGGCGCCGGGGGCGGGGCGGCCGGATACGCCGCCACCCGCCCCGAAGAGCCGGCGGCGCTGACGACGGTGGGTGCGACCGAGGCGATGTTTCACGGGAAACATCAACCGGGGATCACCACTCCGCTTCAGGCCCGGGGCCATCTCGTCGCCTTCGACCTGACGGCGGGCGCGGCGCGCAAGGAAGCGGCGGCGCTGCTGCGGCGCTGGTCCGCGGTGGCGAAGGAGTTGATGGCGGGCCGCCCCGCGGCGGGCGCGGCGGACGGCCCCGGGCACGACACCGGGATCGCCCTGGACGCGGGGCCGTCGTCCCTGACCGTCACGTTCGGCTTCGGCCGAACGTTCTTCGCGCGCACGGGTCTGGCCGACCGCCTGCCCACCGCGCTCGACCCGCTGCCCGCGTTCTCCGCCGACGCCCTCGACGCCCAGCGGTCCAACGGCGACCTGTGGGTGCAGATCGGCGCGGACGACGCCCTGGTCGCCTTCCACGCGCTGCGGGCGCTCCAGAAGGAGGCCGCCGGCACGGCGCGGGTGCGGTGGCAGATGAACGGCTTCAACCGCACCCCCGGCGCCACCGCCCGGCCGATGACCGCCCGCAACCTGATGGGCCAGATCGACGGAACCGGCAACCCGAAGCCCTCGGACGAGGACTTCGGCCGGCGCGTGTTCGTCCCCGCCTCCCCCGGCACGCCGCAGGAGTGGATGGAGGGCGGTTCGTACGCCGTCGTCCGCCGGATCCGGATGCTCCTGGACGACTGGGAGAAGCTCGCGGTGGAGCGCCAGGAGCGGGTCATCGGGCGGCGCAAGGCGGACGGGGCGCCCCTGAGCGGGGGAACCGAGACCACGGAGATGGACCTCGACAAGGCGGGCCCGGACGGCGGGCTCGTGATCCCCGGCAACGCCCACGCCCGGATCTCCTCGCCCGAGGAGAACGGCGGGGCCGCCATGCTGCGCCGCCCGTTCTCGTACCACGACGGCATCGCGGAGGACGGCACCGCGGACGCCGGGCTGCTGTTCATCTGCTGGCAGGCCGATCCGTTCCGGGGCTTCGTGCCGGTGCAGCGCAAGCTCGACCGGGGCGACGCGCTGTCGCCGTTCCTGCGGCACGAGGCGAGCGGGGTCTTCGCGGTGCCGGGCGGGGCGGCGGAGGGCGAGTACGTGGGACAGCGGCTCCTGGAGTCGTAG
- the pheA gene encoding prephenate dehydratase: MSATRYAYLGPEGTFTEVALRTLPEAATRELVPMLSVPAALDAVRNGEAAAALVPIENSVEGGITATLDELAGGEPLMIYREVLLSITFALLVRPGTKLSDVKTVTAHPAAQPQVRKWMAEHLPGALWESAASNADGARLVQEGRYDAAFAGEFAAATYGLEPLVTEIHDAANAQTRFVLVGRPARPSAPTGADKTSVVIWLDDDHPGALLELLQEFAVRGVNLMLIQSRPTGEGIGNYCFAVDAEGHIADRRVGEALMGLRRISPKVRFLGSYPRAGVSPDEVRPLRAGTSDAAFTEASDWLARSQDGRI; the protein is encoded by the coding sequence ATGTCAGCCACGCGCTACGCCTATCTCGGCCCCGAAGGCACCTTCACCGAGGTCGCCCTCCGTACGCTCCCGGAGGCCGCCACCCGGGAACTCGTCCCGATGCTGTCCGTACCGGCCGCGCTGGACGCCGTACGCAACGGGGAGGCGGCGGCAGCACTCGTACCGATCGAGAACTCCGTCGAGGGCGGTATCACCGCGACGCTGGACGAGCTGGCCGGCGGGGAGCCGCTGATGATCTACCGGGAGGTGCTGCTCTCCATCACCTTCGCGCTGCTGGTGCGGCCCGGGACCAAGCTGTCGGACGTCAAGACGGTCACCGCGCACCCCGCGGCCCAGCCGCAGGTGCGCAAGTGGATGGCGGAGCACCTCCCCGGAGCCCTGTGGGAGTCGGCGGCGTCCAACGCGGACGGGGCCCGACTGGTCCAGGAGGGGCGGTACGACGCCGCGTTCGCCGGGGAGTTCGCGGCCGCCACCTACGGCCTGGAGCCGCTGGTGACGGAGATCCACGACGCGGCGAACGCGCAGACCCGCTTCGTCCTGGTGGGCCGGCCCGCCCGGCCGTCGGCGCCGACCGGCGCGGACAAGACCTCCGTGGTGATCTGGCTGGACGACGACCATCCCGGAGCCCTGCTGGAGCTGCTCCAGGAGTTCGCGGTGCGAGGCGTCAACCTGATGCTGATCCAGTCCCGCCCGACCGGCGAGGGCATCGGCAACTACTGCTTCGCCGTGGACGCGGAGGGGCACATCGCGGACCGGCGGGTCGGGGAGGCCCTGATGGGGCTGAGGCGGATCAGCCCGAAGGTGCGGTTCCTCGGCTCGTACCCGCGGGCGGGCGTCTCGCCGGACGAGGTGCGTCCGCTGCGGGCGGGCACGTCGGACGCGGCGTTCACGGAGGCGTCCGACTGGCTGGCGCGCAGCCAGGACGGCCGGATCTGA
- the serS gene encoding serine--tRNA ligase, which produces MIDLRLLREDPDRVRASQRARGEDVGLVDALLSADELRRSSGVRFDELRAEQKSLGKLIPKATPEERTELLKKAEQLKTDVKAADAAQDEADADAKRLLLQLGNIVHEDVPVGGEEDFVVLETHGTIRDFGAEGFEPKDHLELGEALGAIDMERGAKVSGSRFYYLTGVGALLELALVNAAIAQATEAGFTPMLTPALVRPRAMEGTGFLGQAAENVYHLEKDDYYLVGTSEVPLAAYHMDEIIDAGKLPLRYAGFSPCFRREAGTYGKDTRGIFRVHQFDKVEMFSYVDPADAEAEHRRLLEWEKQWLTGLELPFQVIDVATGDLGASASRKFDCEAWIPTQGKYRELTSASNCDGFQARRLSVRMRDGKKVQPLATLNGTLCAVPRTIVALLENHQLPDGSVRVPEMLRPYLGGRAVLEPVAK; this is translated from the coding sequence GTGATTGACCTTCGCCTGCTCCGTGAGGACCCCGACCGTGTTCGCGCCTCCCAGCGCGCCCGTGGAGAGGACGTCGGCCTCGTCGACGCCCTGCTCTCCGCCGACGAGCTGCGCAGGTCGTCCGGCGTCCGCTTCGACGAACTCCGCGCCGAACAGAAGTCGCTCGGCAAGCTGATCCCCAAGGCCACTCCCGAGGAGCGCACCGAGCTCCTCAAGAAGGCCGAGCAGCTCAAGACCGACGTCAAGGCGGCCGACGCCGCCCAGGACGAGGCCGACGCCGACGCCAAGCGGCTGCTGCTCCAGCTCGGCAACATCGTCCACGAGGACGTGCCGGTCGGCGGCGAGGAGGACTTCGTCGTCCTGGAGACGCACGGCACCATCCGCGACTTCGGCGCCGAGGGCTTCGAGCCCAAGGACCACCTGGAGCTCGGCGAGGCGCTCGGCGCCATCGACATGGAGCGCGGGGCGAAGGTCTCCGGCTCGCGGTTCTACTACCTCACGGGCGTCGGCGCGCTCCTGGAGCTCGCCCTCGTCAACGCGGCGATCGCCCAGGCCACCGAGGCCGGCTTCACCCCGATGCTCACCCCGGCGCTGGTCCGCCCCCGCGCCATGGAGGGCACCGGCTTCCTCGGCCAGGCCGCGGAGAACGTCTACCACCTGGAGAAGGACGACTACTACCTGGTCGGCACCTCCGAGGTCCCCCTCGCCGCGTACCACATGGACGAGATCATCGACGCCGGCAAGCTGCCCCTGCGGTACGCCGGGTTCTCCCCGTGCTTCCGCCGCGAGGCCGGCACGTACGGCAAGGACACCCGCGGCATCTTCCGCGTCCACCAGTTCGACAAGGTCGAGATGTTCTCGTACGTCGACCCGGCGGACGCCGAGGCCGAGCACCGCAGGCTCCTGGAGTGGGAGAAGCAGTGGCTCACCGGTCTCGAACTGCCCTTCCAGGTCATCGACGTCGCCACCGGTGACCTCGGCGCCTCGGCCTCCCGGAAGTTCGACTGCGAGGCGTGGATCCCGACCCAGGGCAAGTACCGCGAGCTGACCTCCGCGTCGAACTGCGACGGCTTCCAGGCCCGCCGCCTGTCCGTCCGGATGCGCGACGGCAAGAAGGTCCAGCCGCTGGCCACGCTGAACGGCACGCTCTGCGCCGTACCGCGCACGATCGTGGCGCTCCTGGAGAACCACCAGCTCCCCGACGGCTCGGTCCGCGTCCCCGAGATGCTCCGTCCCTACCTCGGCGGGCGCGCGGTCCTGGAACCGGTCGCCAAGTGA
- a CDS encoding HAD family hydrolase, giving the protein MTFPYKLVATDLDGTLLRGDDTVSERTREALAAVTAAGAAHIIVTGRAVPWTRHILDDLGYEGLAVCGQGAQVYHAGEHKLLTSLTLDRQLAGLALSKIEAEVGPLHLAASRDGLEGEVLVGPGYQVQEGPLPYLFVDDAAEMWTAPLNKVYIQHPELDDDALAFAARAAVGSLVDVVMAGAGVVEILPLGLSKATGLSLAARRLGVKAADTVAFGDMPNDIPMFGWAQHGVAMANAHDDLKAVAHEITASNEDDGIAVVLEELLRSAPVQPAR; this is encoded by the coding sequence GTGACCTTCCCCTACAAGCTCGTCGCGACCGACCTCGACGGCACGCTGCTGCGCGGCGACGACACGGTCTCCGAGCGCACCCGCGAGGCGCTGGCCGCCGTCACGGCGGCCGGTGCCGCGCACATCATCGTCACCGGACGGGCGGTCCCCTGGACCCGGCACATTCTGGACGACCTCGGTTACGAGGGGCTCGCCGTCTGCGGTCAGGGCGCGCAGGTCTACCACGCGGGCGAGCACAAGCTGCTGACCTCGCTGACCCTGGACCGCCAGCTCGCCGGTCTCGCCCTGTCCAAGATCGAGGCGGAGGTCGGCCCGCTGCACCTGGCGGCCAGCCGCGACGGCCTGGAGGGCGAAGTCCTGGTCGGCCCCGGCTACCAGGTGCAGGAGGGGCCCCTTCCGTATCTCTTCGTGGACGACGCCGCCGAGATGTGGACGGCCCCGCTCAACAAGGTCTACATACAGCACCCGGAGCTGGACGACGACGCGCTGGCCTTCGCCGCGCGGGCGGCCGTCGGCAGCCTGGTCGACGTGGTCATGGCCGGGGCCGGTGTGGTCGAGATCCTGCCGCTGGGCCTGAGCAAGGCGACCGGCCTCTCGCTGGCCGCCCGCCGGCTCGGGGTGAAGGCGGCCGACACGGTCGCCTTCGGTGACATGCCGAACGACATCCCGATGTTCGGCTGGGCCCAGCACGGCGTGGCCATGGCCAACGCCCACGACGACCTGAAGGCCGTCGCCCACGAGATCACGGCGTCCAACGAGGACGACGGCATCGCGGTGGTGCTGGAGGAGCTGCTCCGCTCGGCGCCCGTACAGCCCGCGCGGTAG
- a CDS encoding ABC transporter permease subunit — MYDPTVARLTYRALLGRRRAAILFVLPALLLLIAAAVRMFAGADDQIASNVLGGFAIATMVPLIGVIAGTGAIGPEIDDGSIVYLLAKPVKRPTIIFTKLIVAIAVTMVFSALPTLLAGLILNGNGRQIAVAYTIAALVASIAYSALFLLLGTVSRHAVVLGLVYALVWEALFGSLVAGARTLSVQQWSLAVAQKVSGDGVVTSEVGLPLATVLLVAVTVAATWYAGQKLRALKLAGEE, encoded by the coding sequence ATGTACGACCCCACAGTCGCCCGGCTCACCTACCGGGCCCTGCTCGGCCGGCGCCGGGCCGCCATCCTGTTCGTCCTGCCCGCCCTGCTGCTGCTCATCGCCGCGGCCGTACGGATGTTCGCCGGGGCCGACGACCAGATCGCCTCGAACGTCCTCGGCGGCTTCGCCATCGCCACGATGGTGCCGCTGATCGGTGTGATCGCGGGAACCGGGGCGATCGGCCCGGAGATCGACGACGGCTCGATCGTCTATCTGCTGGCCAAGCCGGTGAAGCGGCCCACGATCATCTTCACCAAACTGATCGTGGCCATCGCGGTGACCATGGTGTTCTCGGCGCTGCCGACCCTGCTCGCGGGGCTGATCCTCAACGGCAACGGCCGGCAGATCGCCGTGGCCTACACGATCGCGGCGCTGGTCGCCTCGATCGCCTACAGCGCCCTGTTCCTGCTGCTCGGCACGGTCAGCCGGCACGCGGTCGTCCTCGGCCTGGTCTACGCCCTGGTCTGGGAGGCGCTCTTCGGCAGTCTGGTGGCCGGTGCGCGGACGCTCAGCGTGCAGCAGTGGTCCCTGGCGGTCGCCCAGAAGGTGTCGGGCGACGGCGTGGTGACCTCGGAGGTCGGCCTGCCGCTCGCCACGGTCCTGCTGGTCGCGGTCACGGTCGCCGCCACCTGGTACGCGGGCCAGAAGCTGCGGGCGCTGAAGCTGGCGGGTGAGGAGTGA
- a CDS encoding ABC transporter ATP-binding protein — MTTIEIDHTSRWFGNVVAVNDVSMTVGPGVTGLLGPNGAGKSTLINMMGGFLAPSTGKVTLDGRTIWRNEAVYQEIGIVPEREGMYDFLTGREFVVANAELQGLGGAEAQRALATVQMEYAQDRKIATYSKGMRQRVKMASALVHEPSVLLLDEPFNGMDPRQRMQLMELLRRMGAEGRTVLFSSHILEEVEQLASHIEVIVAGRHAASGDFRKIRRLMKDRPHRYLVRSSDDRALAAALIADPSTAGIEVDLTEKALRIQAVDFGRFTELLPKVAREQGIRLLTVSPSDESLESVFSYLVAA, encoded by the coding sequence GTGACCACCATCGAGATCGACCACACCTCCCGCTGGTTCGGCAACGTGGTCGCCGTCAACGACGTCTCCATGACCGTGGGCCCCGGCGTCACCGGACTCCTCGGCCCGAACGGCGCGGGAAAGTCCACCCTCATCAACATGATGGGCGGATTCCTCGCCCCCTCGACGGGGAAGGTCACGCTCGACGGCCGGACGATCTGGCGCAACGAGGCCGTCTACCAGGAGATCGGCATCGTCCCGGAGCGGGAAGGGATGTACGACTTCCTCACCGGCAGGGAGTTCGTCGTCGCCAACGCCGAACTCCAGGGTCTGGGCGGGGCCGAGGCGCAGAGGGCGCTCGCCACGGTCCAGATGGAGTACGCCCAGGACCGCAAGATCGCCACGTACAGCAAGGGCATGCGCCAGCGCGTCAAGATGGCCTCCGCGCTGGTCCACGAGCCCTCGGTGCTGCTCCTGGACGAACCGTTCAACGGAATGGACCCGCGTCAGCGGATGCAGCTCATGGAGCTGCTGCGGCGGATGGGAGCCGAGGGCCGTACGGTCCTGTTCTCCTCGCACATCCTCGAAGAGGTCGAGCAGCTGGCCTCGCACATCGAGGTGATCGTGGCGGGGCGGCACGCCGCCTCCGGCGACTTCCGGAAGATCCGTCGGCTGATGAAGGACCGGCCGCACCGCTATCTGGTGCGCTCCAGCGACGACCGGGCCCTCGCGGCCGCGCTCATCGCCGATCCGTCCACGGCGGGCATCGAGGTCGACCTGACCGAGAAGGCCCTGCGCATCCAGGCCGTCGACTTCGGCCGGTTCACCGAACTGCTGCCGAAGGTCGCCCGCGAGCAGGGCATCCGGCTGCTCACGGTCTCGCCGTCCGACGAGTCCCTCGAATCGGTCTTTTCCTATCTCGTAGCGGCCTGA
- a CDS encoding ABC transporter permease has product MSTETKAAAGRDASRIHNIGYRSYDGPRLGRAYARRSLFSQTLRGSFGLGRSAKSKVLPMLLFGVMALVAAILVAVSMAVPDADKLVLKYTSYAIYLQAVIGLFIAAQAPQAVSRDLRFKSVPLYFSRPIEHADYVIAKFAATASALFILTGAPLLILYVGALLAKFDFADQTKWFGQGLVSVALLSVLFAGLGLVMAALTPRRGFGVAAVIALLTITYGAVSTVQAIAWETGSAGAVQWLGLFSPITLIDGVQTAFLGATSAFPGGEGPGAGTGVVYLIVVLALVAGSYAVLMRRYRRAGL; this is encoded by the coding sequence ATGAGCACTGAGACCAAGGCCGCGGCCGGGCGCGACGCCTCCCGGATCCACAACATCGGCTACCGCTCCTACGACGGACCGCGGCTCGGCCGGGCCTACGCCCGCCGCTCCCTGTTCTCGCAGACCCTGCGGGGCTCCTTCGGACTGGGCCGTTCCGCCAAGTCCAAGGTGCTGCCCATGTTGCTGTTCGGCGTGATGGCGCTGGTCGCGGCGATCCTGGTGGCGGTCTCCATGGCCGTTCCGGACGCCGACAAGCTGGTGCTCAAGTACACCTCGTACGCGATCTACCTCCAGGCCGTCATCGGCCTGTTCATCGCCGCCCAGGCCCCGCAGGCGGTCTCCAGGGACCTCCGCTTCAAGAGCGTCCCCCTGTACTTCTCGCGGCCGATCGAGCACGCCGACTACGTGATCGCGAAGTTCGCCGCCACCGCGTCGGCGCTCTTCATCCTCACCGGTGCGCCGCTGCTCATCCTGTATGTGGGCGCTCTGCTCGCGAAGTTCGACTTCGCCGATCAGACCAAGTGGTTCGGCCAGGGGCTGGTGTCGGTGGCGCTGCTGTCCGTGCTGTTCGCCGGGCTGGGCCTGGTGATGGCCGCCCTGACCCCGCGGCGCGGCTTCGGCGTCGCCGCGGTGATCGCCCTCCTGACCATCACCTACGGCGCCGTCTCCACGGTCCAGGCCATCGCCTGGGAGACCGGGTCGGCAGGGGCCGTGCAGTGGCTCGGCCTCTTCTCGCCGATCACGCTGATCGACGGTGTCCAGACCGCCTTCCTCGGTGCGACCTCCGCCTTCCCCGGAGGGGAAGGACCCGGCGCCGGAACCGGCGTGGTCTACCTGATCGTTGTTCTCGCGCTCGTCGCCGGCTCGTACGCCGTCCTGATGCGCCGCTACCGGAGGGCCGGGCTGTGA
- a CDS encoding ABC transporter ATP-binding protein produces the protein MRFPRVTALDRLTLDIGPGVTGLVGSNGAGKSTLIKILLGLSPATEGRAAVLGLDVATSGAAIRERVGYMPEHDCLPPDVSATEFVVHMARMSGLPPTAARERTADTLRHVGLYEERYRPIGGYSTGMKQRVKLAQALVHDPQLVLLDEPTNGLDPVGRDEMLGLIRRIHTDFGISVLVTSHLLGELERTCDHVVVIDGGTLLRSSSTSDFTQTTATLAVEVTDSDTHPDGTGALRKVLTDAGVTLIGHDGIDTEGLPGAGHILLVEATGEETYDVVRDSVAGLGLGLVRMEQRRHQIAEVFRTEQDAARAAAVPAAAGSAPVVQQKGSGRDEH, from the coding sequence ATGCGGTTCCCCCGGGTGACCGCGCTTGACCGGCTCACGTTGGACATCGGACCGGGTGTGACCGGTCTGGTGGGTTCCAACGGAGCCGGCAAGTCCACACTGATCAAGATCCTGCTGGGTCTGTCCCCCGCCACCGAAGGCCGGGCCGCGGTGCTCGGGCTCGACGTCGCGACCAGCGGCGCCGCCATCCGGGAACGGGTGGGGTACATGCCCGAGCACGACTGCCTGCCGCCCGACGTCTCCGCGACCGAGTTCGTCGTGCACATGGCGCGCATGTCGGGGCTGCCGCCCACGGCGGCCCGCGAGCGCACGGCCGACACCCTGCGCCACGTCGGTCTCTACGAGGAGCGCTACCGCCCCATCGGCGGCTACTCGACCGGCATGAAGCAGCGGGTCAAGCTGGCCCAGGCCCTCGTCCACGACCCCCAGCTGGTCCTGCTCGACGAGCCGACCAACGGCCTCGACCCGGTCGGCCGGGACGAGATGCTCGGTCTGATCCGCCGGATCCACACCGACTTCGGCATCTCCGTCCTGGTGACCTCGCACCTCCTCGGCGAGCTGGAACGCACCTGCGACCACGTCGTCGTCATCGACGGCGGAACGCTTCTGCGCTCCAGCTCCACCAGTGACTTCACCCAGACCACCGCGACCCTCGCGGTCGAGGTGACCGACAGCGACACCCACCCCGACGGCACCGGTGCGCTGCGCAAGGTCCTCACCGACGCGGGCGTCACGCTCATCGGCCACGACGGGATCGACACGGAGGGGCTGCCGGGCGCGGGCCACATCCTGCTGGTCGAGGCGACGGGCGAGGAGACGTACGACGTGGTCCGCGACAGCGTCGCCGGGCTCGGGCTCGGCCTGGTCCGCATGGAACAGCGCCGCCACCAGATCGCCGAGGTCTTCCGAACCGAACAGGACGCGGCGCGGGCAGCCGCCGTCCCGGCCGCGGCCGGCTCCGCCCCGGTCGTCCAGCAGAAGGGAAGCGGTCGCGATGAGCACTGA
- a CDS encoding M24 family metallopeptidase produces MTGLAKAVHDVNTPELRGFREVQRLAYACAEAVAGQLRSGMTEREAARMQRVWLRERGVRDWFHLPFAWFGDRTAFAGFKVPLQFFPTNRKLEPGMPFILDMAPVYKGFTADVGYSGCLGLSPLHDRLLADLEAHRELILREVRERRPLREIYEDVERLMTAQGYANRHRAYPFGVIAHKIDRVTERRWSPQVFGFGTQALKGLVSDALHGHRDGWSPLWSPYRFSDHPPQPGLWAVEPHLGFRGTGAKFEEILVVTDSKDPEQSAFWLDDDLPHVRRWAEEKVAA; encoded by the coding sequence ATGACCGGCTTGGCCAAGGCAGTGCACGATGTGAACACCCCGGAGCTGCGGGGGTTCAGAGAGGTCCAGCGCCTCGCCTACGCCTGCGCGGAGGCGGTCGCCGGCCAGTTGCGCTCGGGGATGACCGAGCGCGAGGCGGCCCGGATGCAGCGTGTGTGGCTGCGCGAGCGCGGTGTGCGCGACTGGTTCCATCTCCCGTTCGCCTGGTTCGGGGACCGTACGGCGTTCGCCGGTTTCAAGGTGCCGCTGCAGTTCTTCCCGACCAACCGGAAGCTGGAGCCGGGCATGCCGTTCATCCTCGACATGGCCCCGGTGTACAAGGGGTTCACCGCCGATGTGGGGTATTCCGGGTGCCTCGGCCTCAGTCCGCTGCACGACCGGCTGCTGGCCGACCTGGAGGCCCATCGCGAGCTCATCCTGCGGGAGGTGCGCGAGCGCCGTCCGCTGCGCGAGATCTACGAGGACGTCGAACGCCTCATGACCGCGCAGGGATACGCGAACCGGCACCGGGCCTATCCCTTCGGCGTGATCGCCCACAAGATCGACCGCGTCACCGAACGCCGCTGGTCCCCGCAGGTGTTCGGCTTCGGCACCCAGGCGCTCAAAGGACTGGTGAGCGACGCGCTGCACGGCCACCGGGACGGCTGGTCACCACTGTGGAGCCCCTACCGCTTCTCCGACCACCCGCCGCAGCCGGGCCTGTGGGCGGTCGAACCCCACCTCGGATTCCGGGGTACGGGCGCGAAGTTTGAGGAGATCCTGGTCGTCACCGACTCCAAGGACCCCGAGCAGAGCGCCTTCTGGCTGGACGACGATCTGCCGCATGTGCGGCGCTGGGCCGAGGAGAAGGTGGCGGCGTGA
- a CDS encoding SDR family oxidoreductase — translation MNLSQARERTVRTGGVELCVAELGDAERPTVVLVHGYPDSKEVWSDVAVRLAEHWHVVLYDVRGHGRSTAPKPLRGGFTLEKLTDDFLAVIDTVSPDRPVHVVGHDWGSVQSWEFVTVGRTEGRIASFTSMSGPSLDHFGHWIKRRMARPTPRKVGQLLGQGAKSWYVYMLHTPVLPELAWRGPLGKRWPGILERLEKVPAGDYPTASLPDDAAHGAWLYRDNVRARLSRPRPDAYAHAPVQLITPTGDSFLSERLYDGLEDWVPALVRRSLPAKHWVPRTRPDQLASWIDEFVTANESAARDGGPVQQTVAQGPYAERFGGQLVLVTGAASGIGRATAFAFAEAGARIVAVDRDAEGAARTAEMARLIGAPAAWGEAVDVSDEAAMEKLAARVAATYGIVDVLVNNAGIGLSGSFLDTTSEEWKKVLDVNLWGVIHGCRFFGRQMADRGQGGHIVNTASAAAFQPSRALPAYSTSKAAVLMLSECLRAELAEKSIGVSAICPGIVNTNITATARFAGTDAAEEERLQKRTSRLYGRRNYPPEKVADAVLRAVVRNQAVVPVTPEARGARLLSRLSPGALRALARMKPPL, via the coding sequence GTGAATCTGTCTCAGGCGCGTGAGCGGACCGTGCGTACGGGAGGCGTCGAGCTGTGCGTCGCCGAGCTGGGCGACGCGGAACGGCCGACCGTGGTGCTGGTCCACGGCTATCCGGACAGCAAGGAGGTCTGGTCGGACGTCGCCGTGCGGCTGGCCGAGCACTGGCACGTGGTGCTGTACGACGTACGGGGCCACGGCCGGTCCACCGCCCCGAAGCCGCTGCGCGGCGGCTTCACCCTGGAGAAGCTGACCGACGACTTCCTCGCCGTGATCGACACCGTCAGCCCGGACCGGCCGGTGCACGTGGTCGGTCACGACTGGGGTTCCGTCCAGTCCTGGGAGTTCGTCACGGTCGGCCGGACCGAGGGCAGGATCGCCTCCTTCACCTCGATGTCCGGGCCGTCCCTCGACCACTTCGGGCACTGGATCAAGCGCCGGATGGCCCGCCCCACCCCGCGCAAGGTGGGCCAGCTGCTCGGCCAGGGCGCGAAGTCCTGGTACGTGTACATGCTCCACACCCCCGTCCTGCCGGAGCTCGCCTGGCGCGGACCGCTCGGCAAACGCTGGCCGGGGATCCTGGAGCGGCTGGAGAAGGTGCCCGCGGGCGACTACCCCACCGCCTCCCTCCCCGACGACGCGGCGCACGGCGCCTGGCTCTACCGCGACAACGTCCGCGCCCGGCTGAGCAGGCCCCGCCCGGACGCCTACGCCCACGCACCGGTCCAGCTGATCACCCCGACCGGTGACTCCTTCCTCTCCGAACGGCTCTACGACGGCCTGGAGGACTGGGTTCCCGCGCTGGTACGCCGCTCACTGCCGGCCAAGCACTGGGTGCCCCGCACCCGGCCGGACCAGCTCGCCTCCTGGATCGACGAGTTCGTCACCGCGAACGAGTCCGCGGCGCGGGACGGCGGGCCCGTGCAGCAGACGGTGGCCCAGGGACCCTACGCGGAGCGGTTCGGCGGTCAGCTGGTCCTGGTGACGGGCGCGGCCTCCGGGATCGGGCGGGCCACGGCGTTCGCCTTCGCCGAGGCCGGCGCCCGGATCGTGGCCGTGGACCGCGATGCGGAGGGCGCCGCCCGCACCGCGGAGATGGCACGGCTGATCGGGGCCCCCGCGGCCTGGGGCGAAGCCGTGGACGTCAGCGACGAGGCCGCGATGGAGAAGCTCGCCGCCCGGGTCGCCGCCACGTACGGAATCGTCGACGTCCTGGTCAACAACGCCGGGATCGGGCTCTCCGGCTCCTTCCTGGACACCACCAGCGAGGAGTGGAAGAAGGTCCTCGACGTCAATCTGTGGGGGGTCATCCACGGCTGCCGGTTCTTCGGCCGGCAGATGGCGGACCGCGGCCAGGGCGGCCATATCGTCAACACCGCTTCGGCAGCGGCCTTCCAGCCCTCCCGGGCACTGCCCGCGTACAGCACGTCGAAGGCGGCCGTGCTGATGCTCAGCGAGTGCCTGCGGGCCGAGTTGGCGGAGAAGTCGATCGGCGTGAGCGCGATATGCCCCGGCATCGTCAACACCAACATCACCGCCACCGCCCGGTTCGCGGGGACCGACGCGGCGGAGGAGGAGCGGCTGCAGAAGCGGACGAGCCGGCTCTACGGACGGCGCAACTACCCGCCGGAGAAGGTCGCCGACGCCGTCCTGCGGGCCGTCGTGCGCAACCAGGCCGTGGTCCCGGTGACCCCGGAGGCGCGCGGCGCCCGGCTGCTGTCCCGGCTGAGTCCGGGGGCGCTGCGTGCCCTCGCCCGGATGAAGCCGCCGCTGTGA